One Panicum virgatum strain AP13 chromosome 9K, P.virgatum_v5, whole genome shotgun sequence genomic region harbors:
- the LOC120648577 gene encoding putative GEM-like protein 8, whose protein sequence is MESFIQEHVVGIPLVSIAYADEETEGTPSCSALIRKKNKKSSFIYRMSKLSQKKDNYMQGFKEHLYLGPKISETIKGKLSFGAKVLQAGGIDEVFREYFAVEKDEKLVKAFQCYLSTTAGPIAGMLFISTEKISFHSDRPLNLASPKGGRTRVPYKVLIPSKRIKSASVRENLYNPDEKYIDVVTDDGFDFWFMGFVNYEKSFKYLQHIIQELR, encoded by the exons ATGGAAAGTTTCATCCAGGAGCATGTCGTTGGAATTCCGTTGGTTTCGATTGCATATGCCGATGAGGAAACAGAAGGGACACCTTCCTGCTCCGCCTTGATTCGTAAAAAGA ATAAGAAGAGTTCCTTCATTTATCGGATGAGCAAATTGAGCCAGAAAAAAGATAACTACATGCAAGGGTTCAAAGAACACT TATATCTGGGACCAAAAATTTCAGAAACTATCAAAGGGAAACTAAGCTTTGGTGCAAAGGTTCTCCAAGCTGGTGGTATTGACGAAGTCTTCAGAGAATACTTTGCAGTCGAGAAAGATGAGAAACTAGTGAAAGCATTCCAATGCTATCTTTCAACCACAGCTGGTCCAATAGCTGGAATGCTTTTCATCTCAACTGAGAAAATTTCTTTCCATAGTGATAGGCCTTTGAATTTAGCATCTCCCAAAGGAGGCAGAACAAGGGTGCCTTACAAG GTGTTGATCCCCTCAAAGAGGATAAAGAGTGCTTCAGTGCGGGAAAATTTATACAATCCAGATGAGAAATATATTGATGTTGTTACTGATGATGGTTTTGATTTTTGGTTCATGGGTTTTGTAAACTACGAGAAATCATTCAAATATCTTCAGCACATAATTCAAGAGCTGAGATGA